A stretch of the Solanum dulcamara chromosome 6, daSolDulc1.2, whole genome shotgun sequence genome encodes the following:
- the LOC129892438 gene encoding uncharacterized protein LOC129892438, giving the protein MGKAGRDWGQIYSIYGVDDWQTPVFLLIHAVFFSILSVLFLVYFEPICYFFQQFLPGPSSARFAAGFTGSVTALSAVCLFYAAGNIFYSSVSLHWEMAQRMVNAVGDWSSVKHALDLGCGRGILLNAVALQLKKSGSSGRVVGLHPTPTRSLSTLRTAGLEGVQEYVTCRSGDPRKLPFSDNYFDVVASAAFVHTVGKEFGQKTAAAAAERMRVLGEMVRVLKPGGVGVVWDMVHVPEYVKRLQELKMDDIWVSERVTAFMVNSHVISFNKPSQHFVGPNEVRLDWRLNNLC; this is encoded by the coding sequence ATGGGGAAAGCTGGTAGAGATTGGGGACAGATCTATTCAATATATGGGGTTGATGATTGGCAAACCCCAGTATTTCTGCTTATTCATGCTGTCTTCTTCTCTATACTCTCTGTGCTTTTTCTAGTTTACTTCGAACCCATCTGCTATTTCTTTCAGCAGTTCTTACCTGGGCCTAGCTCAGCTCGTTTCGCCGCCGGATTCACCGGTTCAGTCACTGCACTCTCCGCCGTTTGCCTCTTCTACGCCGCCGGCAACATCTTCTACTCTTCCGTTTCGCTACACTGGGAAATGGCACAGCGGATGGTGAACGCCGTCGGTGATTGGTCTTCCGTCAAGCATGCTCTTGACCTTGGTTGCGGCCGTGGTATCCTCCTCAACGCCGTGGCTCTTCAACTAAAGAAATCCGGGTCGTCCGGTCGGGTCGTCGGGTTACATCCAACACCGACCAGGTCTCTCTCAACTCTCCGAACTGCGGGGCTTGAAGGAGTTCAGGAGTACGTCACGTGCCGCTCGGGTGACCCGAGAAAACTTCCTTTCAGCGATAACTACTTCGACGTGGTGGCGTCGGCGGCGTTCGTACACACAGTGGGGAAGGAGTTTGGGCAGAAAACGGCGGCGGCCGCGGCAGAGAGGATGAGGGTGTTGGGGGAGATGGTGAGGGTGCTGAAACCCGGCGGCGTAGGGGTGGTGTGGGATATGGTACACGTGCCGGAGTACGTGAAGAGACTGCAAGAATTGAAGATGGATGATATTTGGGTTTCGGAGCGGGTCACGGCGTTTATGGTCAACAGCCACGTCATATCATTCAACAAGCCAAGTCAGCATTTTGTGGGACCCAATGAAGTTCGACTGGATTGGAGACTCAACAATCTCTGTTGA
- the LOC129891280 gene encoding trafficking protein particle complex II-specific subunit 130 homolog isoform X2 — MANFLAQFQSIKTTCDHVVIAVEDVSDLWPLVKKGFEDHLPFKRAFLNNKTRNPVLVDELPAEYILTTDSRLRSRYPQEQSLFWFREPYATVVLVSCEDLDEFKTILKPRLKLIVQNDEREWFIVFVSKAASHNDQSTKMAKKVYAKLEVDFSSKKRERCCKLDIHGPDTNFWDDLEAKIMECIRNTLDRRIQFYEEEIRKLSEQRFMPVWNFCNFFILKESLAFMFEIAHLHEDALREYDELELCYLETVNMTGKQRDFGGMDSGDDQAALLNPGKKALNQIVQDDSFREFDFRQYLFACQSKLLFKLTRPFEVASRGHSFIISFSKALALHESKLPFCTREVWVITASLALITATASQYKDGQVAPDIEKEFYRVQGDLYSLCRTKFMRLAYLIGYGLHIERSPVNSASLSMLPWPKPGVWPSLPPDASSDVLVKEKMMFEESLRVKHFGIQRKPLPLEPSVLLREANRRRASISAGNVFEMFDGHPNAIDGSGSMSSPAKAQSISMLRTNSSPGNFESSISRPLRLSEICVAAEHALRSTISDAELWKSLSSVQEFEQKYLELSKGAANNYHRSWWKRHGVVLDGEIAAVFHKNGNYDLAAKLYEKVCALYAGEGWQNLLAEVLPNLAECQKELGDQAGYLSSCVRLLSLDKGLFSSKERQAFQSEVVRLAHSEMENTVPLDVSSLITFSGNPGPPLQLCDGDPGTLSVIVWSGFPDDITLESLSLTLTATTNTDEGVKAIKRSGETILKPGRNTIMINLPPQRPGSYVLGVLTGKIGLLSFRSHSFSKGAPADSDDFMSYEKPTRPILKVFKPRSLVDLTAAVSSALLMNEPQWVGIIVKPISYSLKGAILHIDTGPGLAIEKSHNIEIERHVNGHTDELDHSGDSKDDDSPAATPEVKQMSLHDGNIELPDWASNITSVLWIPVRATSDELPKGAPAGAILPQRHNLVEGLRTIALKLEFGVSRNQIFERTIAVHFTDPFSVSTRVTDKSTDGKLLLQVILQSQVQATLTIYDSWLDLQEGFAHIRNGDKKPISGFFPLVISPKSRAGILFSVCLANAPIKEAEIQCPESILNIRFGILGNRAAGAHDPNAEEPSGHDGSTQSLIFKSSLLLQRPVLDPCFAVGFLPLSSTDLQVGQLVSMRWRVERLRSSEEYAASENNDDVLYEVHANSDHWMIAGRKRGHVLLSTKQGSRITISVLCLPLVAGYVRPPQLGLPNVDKANICCNPPSPHLVCVFPPALSSSFCIPA, encoded by the exons ATGGCGAACTTCTTAGCTCAGTTTCAAAGTATTAAAACTACTTGCGATCACGTCGTCATTGCCG TTGAAGATGTCAGTGATTTATGGCCCCTTGTAAAGAAGGGGTTTGAAGACCATTTGCCATTCAAGAGAGCTTTTCTAAATAACAAGACCCGTAATCCTGTGCTTGTGGATGAACTGCCAGCTGAATACATATTGACAACAGATTCAAGACTTCGTAGTCGATATCCTCAAGAACAATCATTATTTTGGTTCCGAGAGCCATATGCCACTGTAGTTCTTGTCTCTTGTGAG gATCTTGATGAGTTTAAGACTATTCTCAAGCCACGCCTAAAGTTAATAGTTCAAAATGATGAACGGGAGTGGTTCATCGTGTTCGTGTCTAAAGCAGCATCTCACAATGATCAGTCCACCAAGATGGCAAAAAAAGTATATGCTAAACTTGAAGTTGATTTTAGCTCCAAGAAAAGAGAAAG ATGTTGCAAACTAGACATTCATGGACCTGATACAAATTTCTGGGATGACTTGGAAGCCAAGATCATGGAATGCATCAGAAATACACTTGATAGGCGCATTCAGTTTTATGAAGAGGAAATACGGAAGCTTAGTGAACAGCGCTTCATGCCTGTGTGGAACTTCTGTAACTTCTTCATTTTGAAG GAGAGTCTGGCTTTTATGTTTGAGATTGCTCATCTCCATGAAGATGCATTACGTGAATATGACGAGCTAGAACTCTGCTACTTGGAAACAG TGAATATGACTGGGAAACAGAGGGACTTTGGAGGAATGGACAGCGGCGATGATCAGGCTGCATTGCTCAACCCAGGAAAAAAAGCACTTAACCAGATTGTTCAAGATGATTCTTTTAGGGAATTTGACTTCAGGCAGTATCTATTTGCCTGCCAATCAAAG CTTCTCTTTAAGCTGACCCGACCATTTGAAGTAGCATCAAGGGGGCATTCATTTATTATTAGCTTCTCAAAGGCATTGGCCCTTCATGAG AGTAAATTGCCCTTCTGCACGCGTGAAGTATGGGTTATAACCGCTTCCTTGGCTTTAATCACTGCAACTGCTTCTCAATACAAAGATGGACAAGTGGCTCCCGACATTGAAAAAGAGTTTTACCGTGTTCAGGGGGACCTTTATTCTTTGTGTCGTACTAAG TTCATGCGGCTGGCATATTTAATTGGTTATGGATTACATATTGAAAGAAGTCCTGTGAATAG TGCTTCACTTAGCATGCTGCCTTGGCCTAAGCCAGGAGTTTGGCCTTCTCTTCCTCCCGATGCTTCATCTGATGTGCTTGTGAAAGAAAAG ATGATGTTTGAAGAAAGTCTGCGGGTTAAGCATTTTGGTATTCAGAGGAAGCCTTTGCCTCTAGAACCGTCTGTACTCTTGCGGGAAGCAAATCGCAGAAGAGCTTCTATTTCTGCTGGAAATGTGTTTGAAATGTTTGATGGACATCCAAATGCAATTGATGG CTCAGGTTCAATGTCTTCACCAGCAAAAGCACAGTCGATATCAATGTTGAGAACTAACTCTTCGCCTGGAAACTTTGAGAGCTCAATCAGCCGACCTTTGAGGCTTTCAGAAATTTGTGTAGCTGCTGAGCATGCTTTGCGGAGTACAATTTCTGATGCAGAACTGTGGAAATCATTGTCTTCTGTCCAGGAATTTGAG CAAAAATACCTGGAGCTGTCAAAAGGAGCTGCCAACAACTATCATCGTTCATGGTGGAAGAGGCATGGAGTTGTACTTGATGGTGAAATTGCAGCTGTGTTCCATAAAAACGGAAATTATGATCTTGCTGCAAAATTGTATGAAAAGGTTTGTGCTCTTTATGCTGGTGAAGGATGGCAGAATCTTTTAGCTGAGGTCCTTCCCAATTTAGCTGAGTGCCAAAAGGAACTTGGTGATCAAGCTGGCTATCTATCTTCATGTGTAAGATTGCTCTCATTGGATAAAGGATTGTTCTCCAGCAaggaacgtcaagcatttcagTCTGAAGTGGTTCGTCTTGCTCATAGTGAGATGGAGAACACCGTGCCTCTAGATGTGTCCTCACTGATAACATTTTCTGGCAATCCTGGACCACCACTGCAGCTTTGTGATGGCGATCCTGGTACACTCTCTGTCATTGTATGGAGTGGATTTCCTGATGACATTACTCTAGAATCACTTAGTCTAACTCTCACAGCCACAACTAATACCGATGAGGGTGTTAAG GCAATAAAAAGATCCGGTGAAACGATATTAAAGCCCGGAAGGAATACAATCATGATCAATTTACCTCCTCAGAGACCCGGTTCTTATGTTTTGGGGGTTCTTACAGGGAAAATTGGTCTACTAAGTTTTAGATCTCACAGCTTTTCAAAGGGTGCTCCTGCAGATagtgatgattttatgagttatgaGAAGCCAACAAGGCCAATCTTAAAG GTGTTCAAGCCAAGGTCTCTGGTTGATCTTACTGCTGCTGTTTCATCTGCTTTATTGATGAATGAACCTCAGTGGGTTGGAATAATTGTGAAGCCAATTAGTTACTCTCTTAAGGGTGCAATTCTGCACATAGACACTGGTCCTGGGTTGGCTATTGAAAAATCGCATAATATTGAAATTGAGAGGCACGTGAATGGGCACACAGATGAGTTAGACCATTCTGGAGATTCTAAAGATGATGACAGTCCTGCAGCTACTCCCGAAGTAAAACAAATGTCTCTTCATGATGGAAATATTGAGCTGCCTGATTGGGCAAGCAACATAACTTCTGTTTTGTGGATTCCTGTGCGAGCTACCAGCGATGAACTTCCTAAAGGCGCTCCTGCAG GTGCAATTCTTCCCCAGAGACACAACCTAGTGGAGGGACTGAGAACAATAGCTTTGAAACTTGAATTTGGGGTGTCGCGGAACCAAATATTTGAAAG GACAATTGCTGTGCACTTCACTGACCCCTTCTCTGTAAGTACACGAGTTACGGACAAAAGCACTGATGGTAAATTGCTTTTGCAG GTGATACTACAATCACAAGTCCAAGCTACACTGACCATCTATGATTCTTGGCTTGATCTTCAAGAAGGCTTTGCTCACATTAGAAATGGTGATAAAAAACCAATCTCTGGCTTCTTCCCCTTAGTGATCTCTCCGAAATCTAGAGCTGGAATTCTCTTCAGTGTATGTCTGGCAAATGCACCAATAAAAG AAGCTGAGATCCAGTGTCCTGAGAGCATTTTAAATATTAGATTTGGTATTTTGGGAAATAGAGCTGCTGGTGCCCATGACCCCAATGCTGAGGAACCTAGTGGACATGATGGATCGACTCAGAGTCTGATTTTCAAGAGCTCTCTTCTTTTACAGAGACCTGTGCTTGACCCTTGCTTTGCAGTTGGTTTTCTGCCTCTTTCTTCAACTGATCTTCAAGTAGGACAGCTTGTTAGCATGAGATGGAGAGTTGAAAGGTTAAGGAGTTCGGAGGAATATGCAGCTTCTGAAAACAAT GATGATGTTCTATACGAGGTCCATGCAAATTCAGATCACTGGATGATTGCTGGGAGGAAAAGGGGACATGTCTTACTCTCAACgaaacaag GATCGAGAATAACTATTTCAGTATTATGCTTGCCACTGGTTGCTGGATATGTTCGTCCTCCTCAGTTGGGGTTGCCAAATGTTGACAAGGCCAATATTTGTTGTAATCCTCCCAGTCCACATTTGGTGTGCGTCTTCCCTCCAGCTTTGAGTTCTTCTTTCTGCATACCAGCCTGA
- the LOC129891280 gene encoding trafficking protein particle complex II-specific subunit 130 homolog isoform X1, with protein MANFLAQFQSIKTTCDHVVIAVEDVSDLWPLVKKGFEDHLPFKRAFLNNKTRNPVLVDELPAEYILTTDSRLRSRYPQEQSLFWFREPYATVVLVSCEDLDEFKTILKPRLKLIVQNDEREWFIVFVSKAASHNDQSTKMAKKVYAKLEVDFSSKKRERCCKLDIHGPDTNFWDDLEAKIMECIRNTLDRRIQFYEEEIRKLSEQRFMPVWNFCNFFILKESLAFMFEIAHLHEDALREYDELELCYLETVNMTGKQRDFGGMDSGDDQAALLNPGKKALNQIVQDDSFREFDFRQYLFACQSKLLFKLTRPFEVASRGHSFIISFSKALALHESKLPFCTREVWVITASLALITATASQYKDGQVAPDIEKEFYRVQGDLYSLCRTKFMRLAYLIGYGLHIERSPVNSASLSMLPWPKPGVWPSLPPDASSDVLVKEKMMFEESLRVKHFGIQRKPLPLEPSVLLREANRRRASISAGNVFEMFDGHPNAIDGSGSMSSPAKAQSISMLRTNSSPGNFESSISRPLRLSEICVAAEHALRSTISDAELWKSLSSVQEFEQKYLELSKGAANNYHRSWWKRHGVVLDGEIAAVFHKNGNYDLAAKLYEKVCALYAGEGWQNLLAEVLPNLAECQKELGDQAGYLSSCVRLLSLDKGLFSSKERQAFQSEVVRLAHSEMENTVPLDVSSLITFSGNPGPPLQLCDGDPGTLSVIVWSGFPDDITLESLSLTLTATTNTDEGVKAIKRSGETILKPGRNTIMINLPPQRPGSYVLGVLTGKIGLLSFRSHSFSKGAPADSDDFMSYEKPTRPILKVFKPRSLVDLTAAVSSALLMNEPQWVGIIVKPISYSLKGAILHIDTGPGLAIEKSHNIEIERHVNGHTDELDHSGDSKDDDSPAATPEVKQMSLHDGNIELPDWASNITSVLWIPVRATSDELPKGAPAGAILPQRHNLVEGLRTIALKLEFGVSRNQIFERTIAVHFTDPFSVSTRVTDKSTDGKLLLQVILQSQVQATLTIYDSWLDLQEGFAHIRNGDKKPISGFFPLVISPKSRAGILFSVCLANAPIKEEAEIQCPESILNIRFGILGNRAAGAHDPNAEEPSGHDGSTQSLIFKSSLLLQRPVLDPCFAVGFLPLSSTDLQVGQLVSMRWRVERLRSSEEYAASENNDDVLYEVHANSDHWMIAGRKRGHVLLSTKQGSRITISVLCLPLVAGYVRPPQLGLPNVDKANICCNPPSPHLVCVFPPALSSSFCIPA; from the exons ATGGCGAACTTCTTAGCTCAGTTTCAAAGTATTAAAACTACTTGCGATCACGTCGTCATTGCCG TTGAAGATGTCAGTGATTTATGGCCCCTTGTAAAGAAGGGGTTTGAAGACCATTTGCCATTCAAGAGAGCTTTTCTAAATAACAAGACCCGTAATCCTGTGCTTGTGGATGAACTGCCAGCTGAATACATATTGACAACAGATTCAAGACTTCGTAGTCGATATCCTCAAGAACAATCATTATTTTGGTTCCGAGAGCCATATGCCACTGTAGTTCTTGTCTCTTGTGAG gATCTTGATGAGTTTAAGACTATTCTCAAGCCACGCCTAAAGTTAATAGTTCAAAATGATGAACGGGAGTGGTTCATCGTGTTCGTGTCTAAAGCAGCATCTCACAATGATCAGTCCACCAAGATGGCAAAAAAAGTATATGCTAAACTTGAAGTTGATTTTAGCTCCAAGAAAAGAGAAAG ATGTTGCAAACTAGACATTCATGGACCTGATACAAATTTCTGGGATGACTTGGAAGCCAAGATCATGGAATGCATCAGAAATACACTTGATAGGCGCATTCAGTTTTATGAAGAGGAAATACGGAAGCTTAGTGAACAGCGCTTCATGCCTGTGTGGAACTTCTGTAACTTCTTCATTTTGAAG GAGAGTCTGGCTTTTATGTTTGAGATTGCTCATCTCCATGAAGATGCATTACGTGAATATGACGAGCTAGAACTCTGCTACTTGGAAACAG TGAATATGACTGGGAAACAGAGGGACTTTGGAGGAATGGACAGCGGCGATGATCAGGCTGCATTGCTCAACCCAGGAAAAAAAGCACTTAACCAGATTGTTCAAGATGATTCTTTTAGGGAATTTGACTTCAGGCAGTATCTATTTGCCTGCCAATCAAAG CTTCTCTTTAAGCTGACCCGACCATTTGAAGTAGCATCAAGGGGGCATTCATTTATTATTAGCTTCTCAAAGGCATTGGCCCTTCATGAG AGTAAATTGCCCTTCTGCACGCGTGAAGTATGGGTTATAACCGCTTCCTTGGCTTTAATCACTGCAACTGCTTCTCAATACAAAGATGGACAAGTGGCTCCCGACATTGAAAAAGAGTTTTACCGTGTTCAGGGGGACCTTTATTCTTTGTGTCGTACTAAG TTCATGCGGCTGGCATATTTAATTGGTTATGGATTACATATTGAAAGAAGTCCTGTGAATAG TGCTTCACTTAGCATGCTGCCTTGGCCTAAGCCAGGAGTTTGGCCTTCTCTTCCTCCCGATGCTTCATCTGATGTGCTTGTGAAAGAAAAG ATGATGTTTGAAGAAAGTCTGCGGGTTAAGCATTTTGGTATTCAGAGGAAGCCTTTGCCTCTAGAACCGTCTGTACTCTTGCGGGAAGCAAATCGCAGAAGAGCTTCTATTTCTGCTGGAAATGTGTTTGAAATGTTTGATGGACATCCAAATGCAATTGATGG CTCAGGTTCAATGTCTTCACCAGCAAAAGCACAGTCGATATCAATGTTGAGAACTAACTCTTCGCCTGGAAACTTTGAGAGCTCAATCAGCCGACCTTTGAGGCTTTCAGAAATTTGTGTAGCTGCTGAGCATGCTTTGCGGAGTACAATTTCTGATGCAGAACTGTGGAAATCATTGTCTTCTGTCCAGGAATTTGAG CAAAAATACCTGGAGCTGTCAAAAGGAGCTGCCAACAACTATCATCGTTCATGGTGGAAGAGGCATGGAGTTGTACTTGATGGTGAAATTGCAGCTGTGTTCCATAAAAACGGAAATTATGATCTTGCTGCAAAATTGTATGAAAAGGTTTGTGCTCTTTATGCTGGTGAAGGATGGCAGAATCTTTTAGCTGAGGTCCTTCCCAATTTAGCTGAGTGCCAAAAGGAACTTGGTGATCAAGCTGGCTATCTATCTTCATGTGTAAGATTGCTCTCATTGGATAAAGGATTGTTCTCCAGCAaggaacgtcaagcatttcagTCTGAAGTGGTTCGTCTTGCTCATAGTGAGATGGAGAACACCGTGCCTCTAGATGTGTCCTCACTGATAACATTTTCTGGCAATCCTGGACCACCACTGCAGCTTTGTGATGGCGATCCTGGTACACTCTCTGTCATTGTATGGAGTGGATTTCCTGATGACATTACTCTAGAATCACTTAGTCTAACTCTCACAGCCACAACTAATACCGATGAGGGTGTTAAG GCAATAAAAAGATCCGGTGAAACGATATTAAAGCCCGGAAGGAATACAATCATGATCAATTTACCTCCTCAGAGACCCGGTTCTTATGTTTTGGGGGTTCTTACAGGGAAAATTGGTCTACTAAGTTTTAGATCTCACAGCTTTTCAAAGGGTGCTCCTGCAGATagtgatgattttatgagttatgaGAAGCCAACAAGGCCAATCTTAAAG GTGTTCAAGCCAAGGTCTCTGGTTGATCTTACTGCTGCTGTTTCATCTGCTTTATTGATGAATGAACCTCAGTGGGTTGGAATAATTGTGAAGCCAATTAGTTACTCTCTTAAGGGTGCAATTCTGCACATAGACACTGGTCCTGGGTTGGCTATTGAAAAATCGCATAATATTGAAATTGAGAGGCACGTGAATGGGCACACAGATGAGTTAGACCATTCTGGAGATTCTAAAGATGATGACAGTCCTGCAGCTACTCCCGAAGTAAAACAAATGTCTCTTCATGATGGAAATATTGAGCTGCCTGATTGGGCAAGCAACATAACTTCTGTTTTGTGGATTCCTGTGCGAGCTACCAGCGATGAACTTCCTAAAGGCGCTCCTGCAG GTGCAATTCTTCCCCAGAGACACAACCTAGTGGAGGGACTGAGAACAATAGCTTTGAAACTTGAATTTGGGGTGTCGCGGAACCAAATATTTGAAAG GACAATTGCTGTGCACTTCACTGACCCCTTCTCTGTAAGTACACGAGTTACGGACAAAAGCACTGATGGTAAATTGCTTTTGCAG GTGATACTACAATCACAAGTCCAAGCTACACTGACCATCTATGATTCTTGGCTTGATCTTCAAGAAGGCTTTGCTCACATTAGAAATGGTGATAAAAAACCAATCTCTGGCTTCTTCCCCTTAGTGATCTCTCCGAAATCTAGAGCTGGAATTCTCTTCAGTGTATGTCTGGCAAATGCACCAATAAAAG AAGAAGCTGAGATCCAGTGTCCTGAGAGCATTTTAAATATTAGATTTGGTATTTTGGGAAATAGAGCTGCTGGTGCCCATGACCCCAATGCTGAGGAACCTAGTGGACATGATGGATCGACTCAGAGTCTGATTTTCAAGAGCTCTCTTCTTTTACAGAGACCTGTGCTTGACCCTTGCTTTGCAGTTGGTTTTCTGCCTCTTTCTTCAACTGATCTTCAAGTAGGACAGCTTGTTAGCATGAGATGGAGAGTTGAAAGGTTAAGGAGTTCGGAGGAATATGCAGCTTCTGAAAACAAT GATGATGTTCTATACGAGGTCCATGCAAATTCAGATCACTGGATGATTGCTGGGAGGAAAAGGGGACATGTCTTACTCTCAACgaaacaag GATCGAGAATAACTATTTCAGTATTATGCTTGCCACTGGTTGCTGGATATGTTCGTCCTCCTCAGTTGGGGTTGCCAAATGTTGACAAGGCCAATATTTGTTGTAATCCTCCCAGTCCACATTTGGTGTGCGTCTTCCCTCCAGCTTTGAGTTCTTCTTTCTGCATACCAGCCTGA